The following are encoded in a window of Phyllopteryx taeniolatus isolate TA_2022b unplaced genomic scaffold, UOR_Ptae_1.2 contig_152, whole genome shotgun sequence genomic DNA:
- the LOC133473172 gene encoding nuclear transport factor 2-like: MQDSPLWEQIGTGFVRHYYQLFQSYRAKLADLYIAESMLTWEGEKICGKEAITKKLLNLGIKKIGHTITAQDHQPTTDGCILSMVVGQLKADNDQVMGFHQIFLLREINSAWVCTNEMFRLAIHNFA; this comes from the exons ATGCAGGACTCGCCTTTGTGGGAGCAGATAGGCACTGGCTTCGTGCGACACTATTACCAGTTATTCCAAAGTTATAGAGCAAAACTCGCTGATCTATAT ATTGCCGAGTCGATGCTAACCTGGGAGGGAGAAAAAATCTGCGGAAAGGAGGCAATTACCAAGAAACTCCTT AATCTGGGCATCAAAAAAATTGGGCATACTATCACAGCACAGGACCACCAGCCAACCACGGACGGCTGCATCCTGAGTATGGTTGTAGGACAATTAAAA GCTGACAACGATCAAGTCATGGGTTTTCATCAAATTTTCCTCCTGAGGGAAATAAACTCTGCCTGGGTGTGCACCAATGAAATGTTTAGGCTGGCTATTCACAACTTTGCCTAA